The Flaviramulus sp. BrNp1-15 genome has a window encoding:
- a CDS encoding OmpA family protein — protein MSKKTSYLLGILITIIIGTLLYCYLCDSCHCFPGQEASAPVENNNNVVEAPEVKQVTKNAFMISDANGDFNIETNDNFNFKTSNFSILEPISEKITEGTLKLKDYLTNSSLKAVNITGYYRSDETNNSAYPNLGLARANSVKNYLVSQGISSKQINTNGELNDDINPDDESTLYGPLKFGVLTLKEGEKDEALEAACEDIRKNPLVLHFNTGQAQINLTTEQRQKIANISNCVDHLGVKVQIVGHTDNTGNAENNVVLGQNRADFAKTYLVSNGILESNIETSSKGPYEPIADNNTEEGRKENRRTVITIN, from the coding sequence ATGAGTAAAAAAACATCCTATCTTCTAGGAATTTTAATTACCATTATTATTGGAACATTATTATATTGTTACCTGTGTGACAGTTGTCACTGTTTTCCAGGTCAAGAAGCATCTGCTCCGGTAGAAAATAATAATAATGTAGTTGAAGCTCCTGAAGTAAAGCAAGTCACAAAAAATGCATTTATGATTTCTGATGCAAATGGTGATTTTAATATTGAAACGAACGACAACTTCAATTTTAAAACCTCAAACTTCTCGATTTTAGAACCAATTTCAGAAAAAATAACTGAAGGGACTTTAAAGTTAAAAGACTATTTAACAAACAGTTCTTTAAAGGCTGTAAATATTACAGGTTATTATAGAAGCGATGAAACTAACAATTCTGCTTATCCAAATCTAGGTTTGGCAAGAGCTAATTCAGTAAAAAATTATTTAGTTTCTCAAGGTATTTCTTCAAAACAAATTAACACTAATGGCGAGTTAAATGATGATATTAACCCTGATGATGAAAGCACACTTTATGGACCATTAAAATTTGGTGTTTTAACCTTAAAAGAAGGTGAAAAAGACGAAGCTTTAGAGGCAGCATGTGAAGACATTAGAAAAAATCCTTTAGTACTTCATTTTAATACAGGTCAGGCACAAATAAATTTAACAACAGAACAGCGTCAAAAAATAGCTAATATCTCCAACTGTGTGGATCATTTGGGAGTAAAAGTGCAAATTGTTGGGCATACCGATAATACTGGTAATGCTGAAAATAATGTTGTTTTAGGACAAAACAGAGCAGATTTTGCTAAAACTTATTTAGTAAGTAATGGTATTTTAGAAAGTAATATTGAAACGTCATCAAAAGGGCCATACGAACCTATAGCAGATAATAATACTGAAGAAGGTCGTAAGGAGAACAGACGAACTGTAATAACAATTAACTAA
- a CDS encoding SDR family NAD(P)-dependent oxidoreductase produces MTKTALITGATSGIGEATAYEFAKQGINLILCGRRLERLNTIHKALERLTNVHILNFDIRNKKETFEAIESIPSKFKNIDILINNAGNAHGLDPINEGDTDDWDAMMDINVKGLLYVSKAIIPQMTEQKSGHIINIGSSAGKEVYPKGNVYCASKHAVLAITEGMRIDLNPYGIKVGSINPGMVETEFSQVRFKGDAIADNVYKGFKALQAKDIAEIIYFAVSRPPHVNIADLLVFPTAQANSVTVKKEF; encoded by the coding sequence ATGACTAAAACTGCCCTAATTACTGGAGCTACAAGTGGTATTGGAGAAGCTACCGCTTATGAATTTGCTAAACAAGGTATAAATTTAATACTATGCGGTAGGCGACTAGAGCGTTTAAATACGATACACAAAGCTCTAGAACGTTTAACTAATGTGCATATTTTGAATTTTGATATTCGAAATAAAAAAGAAACGTTTGAAGCCATTGAGTCCATTCCGTCTAAATTTAAAAATATAGATATTCTAATTAATAATGCTGGAAATGCACATGGTTTAGACCCTATAAATGAAGGCGATACAGATGATTGGGATGCTATGATGGATATTAATGTAAAAGGATTACTTTATGTTAGTAAAGCTATCATTCCGCAAATGACGGAGCAAAAATCTGGACATATAATAAATATTGGCTCATCGGCAGGTAAAGAAGTCTACCCAAAAGGCAATGTGTATTGCGCCAGTAAACATGCTGTTTTAGCTATTACCGAAGGTATGCGTATAGATTTAAATCCTTACGGAATTAAAGTAGGTTCAATAAATCCTGGTATGGTTGAAACCGAATTTTCTCAGGTTCGTTTTAAAGGCGATGCTATTGCAGATAATGTTTATAAAGGTTTTAAAGCGCTACAAGCAAAGGACATTGCAGAAATAATTTATTTCGCAGTTTCAAGACCTCCACATGTAAACATTGCAGATTTATTAGTGTTTCCTACAGCGCAAGCAAATAGCGTGACTGTTAAAAAGGAGTTTTAA
- a CDS encoding ATP-binding protein, with product MINKRLLIKHLLAHNDENSFYDKKRKIDISHKEGKAKFLKHICALSNSNPKNNSYIVIGVEDEDNNIIGVDFFDDSKIQNLINAYLTNPPIVQYENIPFPHLPDDKVVGLVTIRAIDGLTSLRKNIWKYYGGSVFFRDGSMSMPKVFDIEIKDVNSKIVEAIESHAQNNIEYTLDGVIDFMNKRKDYNAQYKVFKEYFVVCWAGQKKVVKDKIFFSRVDIELINEQVRLFFSALDEVSIFIDDDNFKIIEYVNLGLQGSNKYYPLEETIIKFENNANYNIDTKLLFEPPQYDKKVLYHIYNANNTILEKLKKGLALTKREEVDLKNLPATYLICYLNLFHDAVNKLNEIKPFLKNYSEEYYNLYKESVRILRKVKYS from the coding sequence ATGATTAACAAACGCCTTCTTATAAAACACCTTTTAGCTCATAACGATGAAAACAGCTTTTATGACAAAAAGCGAAAAATTGATATTAGCCATAAAGAAGGCAAAGCCAAATTTCTAAAACACATTTGCGCGCTTTCAAACAGTAACCCAAAAAACAACTCCTATATAGTTATTGGCGTAGAAGATGAAGACAATAATATTATTGGAGTCGATTTTTTTGATGATAGCAAAATACAAAACCTCATCAATGCCTATTTAACCAATCCGCCTATTGTTCAGTATGAAAATATTCCGTTTCCTCATTTACCAGACGACAAAGTTGTTGGTTTAGTAACTATTCGAGCTATTGATGGGTTAACCTCGCTTAGAAAAAACATATGGAAATATTATGGAGGTTCAGTGTTTTTTAGAGATGGCAGTATGAGTATGCCTAAAGTGTTTGATATTGAAATTAAAGATGTCAATTCTAAAATAGTAGAAGCTATAGAAAGTCATGCCCAAAATAATATTGAATACACGCTAGACGGTGTTATTGATTTTATGAATAAGCGTAAAGATTATAATGCACAATACAAAGTGTTTAAAGAATACTTTGTGGTGTGTTGGGCAGGACAAAAAAAGGTTGTAAAAGATAAAATTTTCTTTTCAAGAGTTGATATAGAGCTTATAAACGAGCAGGTTCGTTTGTTTTTTTCTGCACTAGATGAGGTTTCTATTTTTATTGACGATGATAATTTTAAAATTATCGAATATGTTAATCTTGGACTTCAAGGCTCAAACAAATACTATCCGCTGGAAGAAACCATTATTAAGTTTGAAAATAATGCGAATTATAATATAGACACGAAGCTACTATTTGAACCACCACAATATGATAAAAAAGTTCTATATCATATTTATAATGCAAACAATACCATTTTAGAAAAATTAAAAAAAGGATTAGCTCTTACCAAAAGAGAAGAAGTAGACTTGAAAAACTTACCCGCTACTTACTTAATTTGCTATCTCAATTTATTTCATGACGCGGTTAATAAATTGAATGAAATAAAACCCTTTTTAAAAAATTATAGTGAAGAGTATTACAACCTTTACAAAGAATCAGTACGAATTTTAAGAAAAGTGAAATACAGCTAA
- a CDS encoding aldehyde dehydrogenase family protein, producing MEAAAIDFGIDKALKTLGVKAINEGTSTGSNNFSNGDIIESYSPVDGQLIGKVKTTTKEDYEKVMEAATSAFKTWRTMPAPQRGEIVRQFGEKLREKKEALGKLVSYEMGKSYQEGLGEVQEMIDICDFAVGLSRQLHGLTMHSERPGHRMYEQYHPLGVVGIISAFNFPVAVWAWNTALAWVCGDVCVWKPSEKAPMCGIACQNIAAEVFAENNLPEGISCLINGDYRVGEFMTKDKRVPLISATGSTRMGKIVAQEVAERLGKSLLELGGNNAIIVTPDADIKMTVIGAVFGAVGTCGQRCTSTRRLIIHESIYDKVKNAVVDAYKQLRIGNPLDENNHVGPLIDKDAVKMYQHALEKVVEEGGNIVVEGGVLSGEGYESGCYVKPAIAEAQPHYEIVQHETFAPVLYLLKYSGGVENAIDIQNEVAQGLSSAIMTNNLREAERFLSVQGSDCGIANVNIGTSGAEIGGAFGGEKETGGGRESGSDAWKVYMRRQTNTINYTTELPLAQGIKFDL from the coding sequence ATGGAAGCAGCAGCAATAGATTTTGGAATTGATAAAGCTCTTAAAACTTTAGGTGTTAAAGCTATAAATGAAGGCACTTCTACAGGCTCAAATAATTTTTCCAATGGAGATATTATAGAATCTTATTCTCCTGTAGACGGACAATTAATAGGGAAAGTAAAAACGACGACTAAAGAAGATTATGAAAAAGTAATGGAAGCTGCAACATCGGCTTTTAAAACATGGAGAACAATGCCTGCGCCACAACGTGGTGAAATTGTACGTCAGTTTGGTGAAAAACTAAGAGAGAAAAAAGAAGCTTTAGGAAAGTTGGTTTCTTATGAAATGGGAAAATCTTATCAAGAAGGTTTAGGAGAAGTACAAGAAATGATTGATATCTGCGATTTTGCAGTAGGTTTGTCTCGCCAACTTCATGGATTAACTATGCATAGTGAACGTCCAGGACACAGAATGTATGAACAATATCATCCTTTAGGTGTAGTTGGAATTATTTCTGCATTTAATTTTCCAGTAGCTGTTTGGGCGTGGAATACAGCTTTGGCTTGGGTTTGTGGTGATGTTTGCGTTTGGAAACCTAGTGAAAAAGCACCAATGTGCGGAATCGCTTGTCAAAATATAGCGGCCGAAGTTTTTGCAGAGAATAATTTACCAGAAGGTATCTCGTGTTTAATTAATGGCGACTACAGAGTTGGTGAATTTATGACTAAAGATAAACGTGTGCCTTTAATCTCTGCAACAGGAAGTACAAGAATGGGTAAAATTGTTGCACAAGAAGTTGCAGAACGTTTAGGGAAAAGTTTATTAGAATTAGGAGGAAATAATGCGATTATAGTAACACCAGATGCAGACATAAAAATGACTGTTATTGGAGCTGTTTTTGGCGCGGTAGGAACTTGCGGACAACGTTGTACGTCTACACGTCGATTAATTATTCATGAATCTATTTATGATAAAGTAAAAAATGCAGTAGTTGATGCTTACAAACAATTGCGTATTGGAAATCCGTTAGATGAAAATAATCACGTTGGGCCATTAATAGATAAAGATGCAGTTAAAATGTATCAACATGCTTTAGAAAAAGTTGTTGAAGAAGGTGGAAATATTGTTGTTGAAGGCGGTGTACTTTCTGGTGAAGGTTATGAAAGTGGTTGTTATGTAAAACCAGCAATTGCTGAAGCTCAACCTCACTATGAAATTGTTCAGCATGAAACATTTGCTCCGGTATTGTATTTATTAAAATACTCTGGCGGTGTTGAAAATGCTATCGATATTCAAAATGAAGTGGCTCAAGGATTATCATCTGCAATTATGACAAATAACTTACGTGAAGCAGAAAGGTTCTTATCTGTTCAAGGGTCTGATTGTGGAATTGCCAACGTAAATATTGGAACTTCTGGTGCCGAAATTGGTGGTGCTTTTGGTGGCGAAAAAGAAACAGGTGGCGGTCGTGAGTCTGGAAGCGATGCTTGGAAAGTATATATGAGACGTCAAACCAATACCATTAATTATACAACAGAATTGCCCTTAGCACAAGGAATAAAATTCGATTTGTAG